Proteins co-encoded in one Papaver somniferum cultivar HN1 chromosome 5, ASM357369v1, whole genome shotgun sequence genomic window:
- the LOC113283407 gene encoding branched-chain amino acid aminotransferase 2, chloroplastic-like: protein MEISAVHGVGGGSFIIQTRNHTKSSNAILLPSFNNDRKLFSPSLKLQNQCISSPLQAASSTVCRDSGTVAETITREQDELADICWDNLGFGLVPTDQMYMSKCSTGGNFSKGELQRYGNIELSPSSGVLNYGQGLFEGLKAYRKENGSILLFRPEENASRMVQGAERMCMPSPTIEQFVEAVKLTVMANKRWVPPVGKGSLYIRPLLMGSGAVLGLAPAPEYTFLIYVSPVGNYFKEGLAPINLVVENDFHRATPGGTGGVKTIGNYASVLKAQSAAKAKGYSDVLYLDSTHKKYLEEVSSCNVFLVKGKTISTPAIKGTILPGITRKSIIDVARSQGFEVEERLISVEELLDAEEVFCTGTAVVVSPVGSITYLGKRISYGGESGVGVVSQQLYSSLTNLQMGLTEDKLGWTVELK, encoded by the exons ATGGAGATTAGCGCCGTCCATGGAGTTGGAGGAGGAAGTTTCATCATCCAGACCAGAAATCACACTAAATCTTCCAATGCTATTCTTCTTCCAAGCTTCAATAATGACAGGAAACTCTTTTCTCCTTCTTTGAAG CTTCAGAATCAATGTATCTCTTCGCCTCTTCAAGCAGCATCTTCTACTGTTTGTAGAGATTCAGGAACTGTAGCTGAAACAATTACTAG GGAACAAGATGAGCTAGCTGATATATGCTGGGATAATCTGGGGTTCGGCCTTGTACCAACCGACCAAATGTATATGTCTAAGTGTTCTACAGGGGGGAACTTTTCCAAAGGAGAATTGCAGCGTTATGGGAACATTGAGTTGAGTCCTTCATCTGGAGTCTTAAATTATGGGCAG GGTTTATTCGAAGGTTTGAAGGCATACAGGAAAGAAAATGGTTCTATTCTGTTATTTCGCCCTGAGGAAAATGCATCACGAATGGTTCAAGGTGCTGAGAGAATGTGCATGCCCTCTCCTACCATTGAGCAATTTGTGGAAGCTGTGAAGCTTACGGTGATGGCAAATAAGCGTTGG GTTCCGCCTGTAGGCAAAGGGTCTCTATACATCCGGCCACTTCTCATGGGCAGCGGAGCAGTTCTTGGTCTTGCACCTGCTCCTGAGTACACATTTCTCATTTATGTGTCACCAGTTGGAAATTACTTCAAG GAGGGTTTGGCACCAATTAATTTGGTGGTTGAGAATGATTTCCATCGTGCAACTCCTGGAGGGACTGGAGGTGTAAAGACTATAGGGAATTATGCTTCG GTCCTGAAGGCACAATCTGCAGCTAAAGCAAAAGGCTACTCTGATGTTTTATATCTGGATTCAACCCACAAAAAATATCTGGAGGAGGTCTCATCTTGTAATGTGTTTCTTGTGAAG GGTAAAACCATATCTACTCCAGCAATCAAAGGGACGATTTTGCCGGGCATTACCCGTAAAAGTATAATTGATGTTGCCCGAAGTCAAGGTTTCGAG GTTGAGGAGCGGCTTATTTCAGTGGAGGAATTACTTGATGCTGAAGAAGTCTTCTGTACGGGAACAGCTGTGGTTGTATCGCCCGTGGGCAGCATAACTTATCTCGGCAAAAG GATATCATACGGTGGGGAGAGTGGAGTTGGCGTTGTTTCTCAACAACTCTATTCGTCTCTTACGAATTTACAAATGGGTCTTACTGAGGACAAACTGGGCTGGACTGTCGAGTTAAAATAG